TGTTCCGCGGGCTGCCCGAACTGCTGGTCGTGCTGATCATGTATTACGGCGCCGAGGCCCTGGTGCGCTGGCTGGTCAACGACGTGCTGGCCCTTGATGTCGCCGTCTCGATCAGCCCCTATGTCGGCGGCGTGCTGTCGCTCGGGCTGATCTTCGGCGCCTATGCCAGCGAGGTGTTTCGCGGCGCCATCCTCGCCATCCCGCGCGGCCATGTCGAAGCCGCCCGCGCCTTCGGCATGGGCCCGGTCCTCACCTACCGGCGGATCATCCTGCCCCAGGTGTGGCGGGTCGCCCTGCCCGGCCTGGGTAATCTGTTCCTGGTCTCGCTCAAGGATACCGCCCTGGTCTCGGCGATCGGCTTGAACGAGCTGATGCGCTCGGCCAATATCGCCGGGCGATCGACCCGGGATTATTTCACCTTCCTGCTGGCCGCCGCCTTTTTGTATCTGGCGATGACAATGGTCAGCATGGCCGTTATCGCCCTTCTTGAACGCCGGGCCAATCGCGGCCATGTCGGCGCGGCCGGGCACTGAGGAACGCGATCGATGAACCTGGATCTGGTCGCCACCTTCCTGCCCAAGCTGCTGTTCGAAGGGCTTCCCGTCACCCTCAAGCTGGTGACCCTGGCCGTCGCCATCGGCGTTTTCATCGCCATCCCAACGGCGTTGCTGCGCGTTCACCCCAGCCCGCTGGTCCGCGCCTTCCCTTACGCCTTCATCTTCTTTTTCCGCGGCACGCCGCTGCTGATCCAGATCGCCCTGGTCTATTACGGCCTGTCCACCCTGCCGTGGATCCGTGAGAACGAGGTGCTGTGGCCGATCCTGCGCGAGCCGTTCTGGTGCGCGCTGATCGCTTTCGCCCTGAATACCGGCGCCTATTCGGCCGAGATCCTGCGCGGCGCCATCCAGGCCATTCCGCGCGGCGAGGTCGAGGCGGCGCGGGCCTATGGCATGCGCGGCCTGCTGATCGTGCGGCGGATCATCCTGCCGCGCGCCTTCCAGATCGGCCTGCCGGCCTATGGCAACGAGATCATCCTGATCCTCAAGGGCAGCGCCCTGGCCTCAAGCATCACCTTGCTCGATATCACCGGGGTCGCCCGCCTTCTCTATGCC
The DNA window shown above is from Rhodospirillum rubrum ATCC 11170 and carries:
- a CDS encoding ABC transporter permease; protein product: MDFQGYGDLLITGAAMTIKLVLGAVSFGLVLGLIGTTLKLSRNALARAVGNAYTDLFRGLPELLVVLIMYYGAEALVRWLVNDVLALDVAVSISPYVGGVLSLGLIFGAYASEVFRGAILAIPRGHVEAARAFGMGPVLTYRRIILPQVWRVALPGLGNLFLVSLKDTALVSAIGLNELMRSANIAGRSTRDYFTFLLAAAFLYLAMTMVSMAVIALLERRANRGHVGAAGH
- a CDS encoding ABC transporter permease, which translates into the protein MNLDLVATFLPKLLFEGLPVTLKLVTLAVAIGVFIAIPTALLRVHPSPLVRAFPYAFIFFFRGTPLLIQIALVYYGLSTLPWIRENEVLWPILREPFWCALIAFALNTGAYSAEILRGAIQAIPRGEVEAARAYGMRGLLIVRRIILPRAFQIGLPAYGNEIILILKGSALASSITLLDITGVARLLYARYYTPVEAFVTAGVIYLILVYLLTRGLRLIERRLSRHLLGPPETELAEDR